Proteins encoded in a region of the Nicotiana tomentosiformis chromosome 9, ASM39032v3, whole genome shotgun sequence genome:
- the LOC138898492 gene encoding uncharacterized protein, which yields MIIDSGDDASINNVKFTTTHKLKQSITHERYDELEESIIFDKSDTNGLVFTYYDALVITLRILDIDVRRIMVYDGRSPCIIHTRVLAQMKLEDKIVPRCITLTGFNNAVEQTSGKITLPVLAGGVTMETTFHIMDQVTIYNAIIGRPWIHTMRAIPSSLYQVIRFPTPWGIFRIRGEQCTSRECYHIALDCTVTQQTNDKEKEA from the coding sequence atgatcatcgacaGCGGTGACGATGCTTCCATCAACAATGTGAAGTTCACCACAACTCACAAGCTCAAACAGTCAATCACCCATgaacggtatgatgaactcgaagaaagtattatcttcgataagtcagataccaacggtTTGGTTTTCACTTactatgatgcccttgttatcactttacgaattttagatatCGATGTGAGACGCATTATGGTATACGATGGGAGAAGCCCGTGCATTATCCACactcgagtacttgcacaaatgaaactcgaggataagatagtgccgcgctgcatcacgctaacaggatttaacaatgcagtgGAGCAAACATCCGGCAAGATTACACTCCCCGTCCTGGCCGGCGGCGTCACTATGGAAACCACGttccatatcatggaccaggTCACAAtatacaacgccataatagggcgaccatggatacacaccatgagagccatcccctccagcttgtaccaagtcatcaGATTCCCTactccatggggaatattcagGATACGAGGAGAACAATGCACATCCCGGGAATGCTACCACATCGCTCTAGACTGCACGGTCACTCAACAAACAAATgataaagaaaaagaggcatag